A stretch of Pseudomonas sp. CCC3.1 DNA encodes these proteins:
- a CDS encoding AAA family ATPase: MLTTLAVANYRSINQLIVPLARLNLITGPNGSGKSNLYRALRLLAETAQGGVINALAREGGLESTFWAGPEHISRRMKSGEVAVEGGPRNKVKRLRLGFAGDDFSYAIALGLAPPEHSAFTLDPQIKHESIWVGPCYRPASELVEREGPMIRARAERSWQVLAQHAPMFDSLFDQVGSLHASPEVLQLRESIRGWRFYDHFRTDPEAPVRQPQLGTRTPVLHHDGRDLAAALQTIIEIGDPEALHSAISDAFPGAQLKINFMLGGRFAVEFYQEGLLRPLSAAELSDGTLRYLLLVAALLTPRPPTLMVLNEPETSLHPDLLPALARLIIRTSHHSQVWVVSHARRLIAALQQDPECNCIVLEKNLGQTEVVGQRMLDQPAWHWAD; encoded by the coding sequence ATGCTCACCACTCTGGCGGTGGCCAATTACCGCTCCATCAACCAGTTAATCGTGCCGTTGGCCCGACTTAATTTGATTACCGGCCCCAATGGCAGCGGTAAATCAAATCTGTACCGCGCACTGCGCTTGTTGGCCGAAACGGCCCAAGGCGGGGTCATCAATGCGTTGGCCCGCGAGGGCGGGCTGGAGTCCACGTTCTGGGCTGGGCCTGAACATATTTCGCGGCGCATGAAGTCAGGCGAAGTGGCTGTTGAAGGCGGGCCGCGCAATAAGGTCAAACGCCTGCGCTTAGGGTTTGCGGGCGATGACTTTAGCTACGCCATCGCCCTGGGGCTGGCGCCACCCGAACATTCGGCCTTTACCCTCGACCCGCAAATCAAGCACGAGAGCATTTGGGTGGGGCCTTGTTATCGGCCCGCCAGTGAGCTGGTGGAGCGTGAAGGTCCGATGATTCGCGCCCGCGCTGAGCGCAGTTGGCAGGTGCTGGCGCAACATGCGCCGATGTTCGACAGCCTGTTCGATCAAGTCGGCAGCCTGCATGCCTCACCTGAAGTGCTGCAATTGCGCGAATCGATCCGTGGTTGGCGTTTTTATGACCACTTTCGCACGGACCCCGAGGCGCCGGTGCGTCAACCGCAACTGGGCACGCGCACGCCCGTGTTGCACCACGACGGCCGAGACCTGGCCGCCGCGCTGCAAACCATCATCGAAATCGGCGACCCCGAGGCGTTGCACAGCGCCATCAGCGACGCCTTCCCCGGTGCGCAGCTAAAAATCAATTTCATGCTCGGTGGGCGCTTTGCCGTCGAGTTTTATCAAGAGGGTTTGTTGCGACCCCTGTCGGCGGCAGAGTTATCGGACGGTACTTTGCGCTATCTGCTGTTGGTGGCCGCCTTGCTCACCCCGCGCCCACCGACGCTGATGGTGCTCAACGAACCCGAAACCAGCCTGCACCCCGACCTGCTGCCCGCGCTGGCGCGGTTGATTATTCGCACTTCGCACCATTCCCAGGTGTGGGTGGTGTCACACGCCCGGCGTTTGATTGCCGCCTTGCAGCAAGACCCGGAGTGCAACTGCATCGTGCTGGAGAAAAACCTCGGTCAGACCGAGGTGGTGGGGCAGCGAATGCTGGATCAGCCGGCTTGGCATTGGGCGGATTGA
- a CDS encoding RHS repeat-associated core domain-containing protein, with translation MPLTHYAYDPLDRLTTTSVGAPPSTQRFYNHERLSTTCQGEHSQSVFQHHNLLLAEKHTSETLLLGTDLQRSVLHSLSGAHKHPRAYSPYGHHRVQSEQQSLLGFNGEAPDPITGHYLLGNGHRAYNPVLMRFNSPDTLSPFGKGGINPYAYCSGDPVNRSDPNGRFWGVNVKTLISSFMGLFSVAVSTMPSLGFRESLIAIKRRTHTLDHVVKVGTTSAAFIGASASTARASLLDPGGDVGEALHWISTAATGVSLAGSAFITGRDFQKRRVLRNLETIPDVELQNGSSSRSYTLQHLSTTTTSTTTTTTTTTTTTTTTSHTARSQRNPSPSVVLNIQGDHIRSGP, from the coding sequence ATGCCTCTTACACACTATGCTTACGATCCTTTGGATCGCTTAACAACAACCTCAGTGGGCGCCCCACCCTCAACGCAGCGTTTTTATAACCATGAACGCTTGAGCACGACATGCCAGGGTGAGCACAGCCAGTCAGTCTTTCAGCACCACAACCTGCTGTTGGCTGAAAAACACACATCAGAAACCCTGTTGCTGGGCACCGACCTGCAACGCAGCGTTTTGCACTCACTCAGCGGTGCACACAAACACCCGCGCGCTTATAGCCCTTATGGTCATCATCGCGTTCAAAGTGAACAACAGAGCCTGTTAGGGTTTAACGGAGAAGCGCCCGACCCAATAACCGGCCACTATTTGTTGGGCAACGGTCACCGAGCGTACAACCCCGTATTGATGCGCTTTAACAGCCCCGATACGTTAAGCCCGTTTGGCAAGGGTGGGATTAATCCGTATGCGTATTGCTCTGGCGACCCGGTGAATCGAAGCGATCCGAATGGGCGATTCTGGGGCGTAAATGTGAAAACCCTTATCAGTAGTTTCATGGGTTTATTTTCTGTAGCCGTCTCAACGATGCCCTCCCTCGGGTTTAGAGAATCACTCATTGCCATTAAAAGGCGCACACACACGCTTGACCATGTCGTAAAGGTCGGCACAACATCGGCGGCATTCATTGGTGCAAGCGCATCAACCGCTCGCGCCTCACTGCTTGATCCGGGGGGGGACGTAGGGGAGGCATTACACTGGATATCAACGGCGGCGACGGGTGTCTCATTAGCCGGCAGCGCGTTTATAACCGGCCGAGACTTTCAAAAGCGCAGGGTCTTGAGAAATCTGGAAACAATACCTGATGTAGAATTGCAGAACGGATCTAGTTCAAGATCCTACACACTTCAACACCTCAGCACGACGACCACCTCGACAACGACAACGACAACGACAACGACAACAACCACGACAACAACCTCACATACAGCGCGCTCTCAGCGAAACCCAAGCCCTTCTGTGGTCCTCAATATTCAAGGGGATCATATTCGAAGCGGCCCTTAG
- a CDS encoding MetQ/NlpA family ABC transporter substrate-binding protein: MKKVLLFTALAAALTAGLAQANEKLVVAATPVPHAEILELIKPTLAKEGVDLEIKVFTDYVQPNVQVAEKRLDANYFQTLPYLESFNKGKGTNLVTVIGVHVEPFGGYSKKVKNLSELKDGATIAIPNEGSNSGRALILLQKAGLIELKDPTNAVSTPKDIAKNPHNFKFKELESALLPRVLDQVDLDMINTNYALEAGLNPATDALIIEGADSPYVNFLVARPDNKDSDAIQKLSKALTSPEVKAFIAEKYKGAVLPAF, encoded by the coding sequence ATGAAAAAGGTTCTGTTGTTTACCGCATTGGCGGCTGCTTTGACGGCAGGCCTGGCACAGGCTAACGAAAAACTGGTAGTCGCTGCGACCCCGGTTCCTCACGCCGAAATCCTTGAGCTGATCAAACCGACCCTCGCCAAAGAAGGCGTGGATCTGGAAATCAAAGTCTTCACCGACTACGTTCAGCCGAACGTACAGGTCGCAGAGAAACGTCTGGACGCCAACTACTTCCAGACCCTGCCGTACCTCGAAAGCTTCAACAAAGGCAAAGGCACCAACCTGGTGACCGTGATCGGTGTTCACGTTGAACCGTTCGGCGGCTACTCGAAAAAAGTTAAAAACCTGTCTGAGCTCAAAGATGGCGCAACCATCGCCATCCCTAACGAAGGCAGCAACAGCGGCCGGGCGTTGATCCTGCTGCAAAAGGCCGGCTTGATCGAACTGAAAGATCCGACCAACGCCGTGTCCACACCAAAAGACATCGCCAAAAACCCGCACAACTTCAAATTCAAAGAGCTTGAGTCTGCGCTGCTGCCACGCGTGCTGGACCAGGTCGACCTGGACATGATCAACACCAACTACGCGCTGGAAGCGGGCCTGAACCCGGCCACGGACGCGCTGATCATCGAAGGGGCTGATTCGCCTTACGTGAACTTCCTGGTAGCTCGCCCGGACAACAAAGACAGCGACGCGATCCAAAAGCTGTCCAAAGCCCTGACCAGCCCAGAAGTTAAAGCGTTTATCGCGGAAAAATACAAAGGTGCGGTGCTACCAGCGTTCTGA
- a CDS encoding sigma 54-interacting transcriptional regulator, translated as MSQHETFGQPLLTFPDAEKSPLSIRAKALVFVDPRSRQLRDDLELLAPRALPVLIRGETGSGKELLARHIHRASDRSGLFVSVNCGAISPTYADAELFGYAPGAHSSSASSRAGWFGSANGGTLYLDEIGDLPLGIQVKLLAALETHEVTRVGAHQPSPVDVRLVAATSIDLAQAVKAGKFHERLYHYLSEGQLALPALRERVGDILSLAEYFLGIYSQRLNLPVPFISDSAQRVLERHSWPGNTRELENVIHFALLVSTGEEIQPEHLNLPDSLSQIELFIKGATAQELAALKNLLP; from the coding sequence ATGAGTCAGCATGAAACCTTTGGTCAGCCCTTGCTGACCTTTCCCGACGCCGAAAAAAGCCCGCTGAGCATTCGCGCCAAAGCGCTGGTGTTTGTCGACCCGCGCTCACGCCAATTACGTGACGACCTGGAACTGCTCGCCCCACGTGCTTTGCCCGTGCTGATTCGCGGCGAAACCGGCAGCGGCAAAGAGCTGCTGGCCCGGCATATTCACCGCGCCAGCGACCGCTCTGGTTTGTTTGTCTCGGTTAATTGCGGCGCGATCAGCCCAACCTACGCCGACGCCGAACTGTTCGGCTACGCACCGGGCGCCCACAGCAGTTCGGCCAGCAGCCGCGCCGGATGGTTTGGCTCGGCCAATGGCGGCACCTTATACCTGGATGAAATCGGTGATTTGCCGCTGGGTATTCAGGTCAAGCTGCTGGCGGCCCTGGAAACCCACGAAGTCACGCGGGTCGGTGCCCATCAGCCAAGCCCGGTGGATGTGCGGCTGGTCGCGGCCACCAGCATCGATCTGGCGCAGGCTGTAAAAGCGGGCAAATTTCACGAGCGGCTGTATCACTACCTCAGCGAAGGGCAATTGGCATTGCCAGCCCTGCGCGAGCGCGTGGGCGATATTTTGTCGCTGGCCGAATACTTTTTGGGCATCTACAGCCAGCGCCTTAATCTGCCGGTGCCGTTTATCAGCGACAGCGCGCAACGCGTACTGGAGCGCCACAGCTGGCCGGGCAACACCCGTGAGCTGGAGAACGTGATTCACTTTGCGCTGCTGGTCAGCACGGGCGAAGAGATACAACCCGAGCATTTAAACCTGCCCGACAGCCTGAGCCAGATTGAGCTGTTTATAAAAGGCGCAACGGCGCAGGAGTTGGCAGCGCTGAAGAACCTGCTGCCGTAG
- a CDS encoding alpha/beta hydrolase, with the protein MGNESIRYLIVPGWQGSSDDHWQTHWQNSLPNSARVEQADWLTPRREDWIAALAEAIAADSTPVILIAHSLGCITVAHWAERAPASLLNQVRGALLVAPADVERPTCAPALRNFAPIPTHTLPFPSQVVGSDNDAAASAPRAMEFARQWGAEVGILSGAGHINVKSGHQRWEQGFAFLYRLQTRIEHGALRRA; encoded by the coding sequence ATGGGCAACGAATCGATTCGCTATTTGATAGTGCCGGGCTGGCAAGGGTCGTCTGACGATCATTGGCAAACCCACTGGCAAAACAGCTTGCCGAACAGTGCTCGGGTGGAGCAAGCCGACTGGCTGACACCCCGCCGCGAAGACTGGATTGCTGCGTTGGCCGAGGCGATTGCCGCCGACAGCACGCCCGTGATTCTGATAGCCCACAGCCTGGGTTGCATCACCGTCGCGCATTGGGCCGAACGCGCGCCCGCTAGCCTGCTGAACCAGGTGCGCGGTGCTTTGCTGGTGGCCCCGGCCGATGTCGAACGCCCAACCTGCGCCCCCGCGCTGCGTAACTTTGCACCGATCCCGACGCACACCCTGCCGTTCCCGAGCCAAGTCGTCGGTTCGGACAACGATGCAGCGGCCAGTGCGCCTCGCGCCATGGAGTTCGCTCGTCAATGGGGCGCCGAGGTCGGCATTCTCAGCGGCGCTGGACATATCAACGTCAAGTCCGGCCACCAACGCTGGGAGCAAGGGTTCGCCTTTTTGTATCGCCTGCAAACCCGCATTGAGCACGGCGCCCTGCGCCGAGCCTGA
- a CDS encoding TonB-dependent receptor, which yields MSQSQQALPFPSRRFKRLPMALFLAGCSTGSMALADENQAAVDATPVTKTAPAKADDSQLKTVTVTARRREESAQNVPTPMSVISGQTLETQRVYRIQDLQQLVPSVNVAYMHARQSSVSIRGLGNNPASDGLEGSVGLYIDNVYLGRPGMAVFDLMDIEQLDVLRGPQGTLFGKNTTAGVINITTRAPTFTPERSIETSVGEDGYFQTKGTISGPLTDDLAGRFSAYRTRSDGDIKNEFDGNKLNGGAREGFRGQLLYKPSETFNLRWIGDYNEEDSSAGTRTLFSTGPTINGVNQYETRAAAAGATLVDGSNRKVNLDNQQSVTVFQGGTSLEANWTLPSDYTLTSITSYRWWDFTPRNDDGLDVAATYNAGVSVNDKQWSQEFRIASPTGGFFDYVAGAYYFGSDLDNKSFTYYGPKADIWNGTATGALADVNSVGNGHISTNSFALFAQGTWHLTPQLDFTAGLRGTYEEKSAWVTRNAPVGGAAVTGAAAAARQARVGAYDSGDLNQYSTSPSGLLNLTYHFNDNVLGYASLSHGEKSGGVNLTVGSAPTAGADSLLIGTERANNAELGVKSTLWDRRLQLNANLFWTQVNGYQTTAYDDSTRAQYLTNAGSVRSRGVEFESTLIPVRGLTLNLNGSFNDVRYLSYKDAPCPPEVSLQAGAPASCDLSGHQVVGASKWIGNANGEYKWNLNNGLEEYVTASYAFRSKAVGTVEDSAYAQIPSYAVVNLSTGLRGDFHQGQWDVSLWLKNAFDKTYYTTLWSAANGGYEGLLGTPRTLGVTGRYDF from the coding sequence ATGAGCCAATCCCAGCAAGCCCTACCGTTCCCTTCAAGGCGTTTTAAACGCCTGCCGATGGCGCTATTTCTGGCGGGCTGCTCCACGGGCTCGATGGCACTGGCCGATGAAAACCAAGCCGCCGTGGACGCCACGCCCGTTACCAAAACTGCGCCGGCAAAAGCCGATGACAGTCAGTTGAAAACCGTGACCGTGACCGCTCGACGCCGTGAAGAAAGCGCGCAAAACGTGCCCACGCCAATGAGTGTGATCAGCGGCCAGACCCTCGAAACCCAGCGCGTTTACCGGATTCAGGATTTGCAGCAGTTGGTGCCCAGCGTCAACGTCGCCTACATGCATGCCCGCCAGTCCAGCGTGTCGATTCGCGGGCTGGGCAATAACCCGGCCAGCGATGGCCTGGAAGGCAGCGTGGGGTTGTACATCGACAACGTGTACCTGGGGCGTCCGGGCATGGCGGTGTTTGACTTGATGGACATCGAGCAACTGGATGTACTGCGCGGCCCGCAGGGCACGTTGTTCGGCAAAAACACCACCGCCGGGGTGATCAATATCACCACCCGTGCGCCGACCTTTACCCCCGAGCGCAGCATCGAAACGTCAGTGGGCGAGGACGGTTATTTCCAGACCAAGGGGACGATTTCCGGGCCGCTCACCGATGATCTGGCCGGGCGTTTTTCGGCCTACCGAACCCGCAGCGATGGCGACATCAAAAACGAATTTGACGGCAATAAACTCAACGGCGGCGCACGCGAAGGGTTTCGCGGGCAACTGCTGTACAAGCCCAGCGAGACGTTCAACCTGCGCTGGATCGGCGACTACAACGAAGAGGATTCCAGCGCGGGAACCCGCACGCTGTTCAGTACCGGGCCGACCATTAATGGCGTTAACCAATACGAAACACGCGCTGCCGCAGCCGGGGCCACGCTGGTCGACGGCTCGAACCGCAAGGTCAATCTCGACAACCAGCAATCGGTCACCGTGTTTCAGGGCGGCACGTCGCTTGAGGCCAACTGGACACTGCCCAGTGACTACACGCTGACCTCGATCACCTCCTACCGCTGGTGGGATTTCACCCCGCGCAACGACGACGGCCTGGACGTAGCGGCGACTTACAACGCAGGCGTGTCCGTGAATGACAAACAGTGGTCTCAGGAGTTTCGAATCGCTTCGCCAACCGGCGGCTTTTTCGATTACGTGGCGGGGGCTTACTACTTCGGCTCCGACCTAGACAACAAATCCTTCACCTACTACGGCCCCAAGGCTGACATCTGGAATGGCACAGCAACGGGTGCCTTGGCGGACGTGAACTCCGTGGGCAACGGCCACATTTCGACCAACAGTTTTGCGCTGTTTGCCCAAGGCACGTGGCACCTGACGCCGCAGCTGGATTTCACAGCCGGGCTGCGCGGCACGTATGAAGAGAAAAGCGCGTGGGTGACACGCAATGCACCCGTCGGCGGGGCCGCTGTCACCGGCGCCGCAGCAGCGGCACGCCAGGCGCGGGTCGGCGCTTATGATTCGGGCGACTTGAACCAATACAGCACCAGCCCTTCAGGCTTGCTGAACCTGACCTACCACTTCAACGACAACGTGCTGGGCTACGCCAGCCTGTCGCATGGCGAGAAGTCGGGCGGGGTGAACCTCACCGTTGGCTCGGCGCCAACCGCCGGGGCCGACTCGCTGCTGATCGGGACCGAGCGCGCCAACAATGCCGAGCTGGGGGTTAAAAGCACGCTGTGGGATCGCCGCCTGCAACTCAACGCCAACCTGTTCTGGACACAGGTCAACGGGTACCAGACCACGGCTTACGACGATTCCACACGCGCTCAATACCTGACTAACGCAGGCTCTGTGCGCTCACGCGGGGTCGAATTCGAGAGCACGTTGATCCCCGTGCGCGGGCTGACGCTGAACCTCAACGGATCGTTTAATGACGTGCGTTACCTGTCGTACAAAGATGCGCCATGCCCGCCGGAAGTCAGCCTGCAAGCAGGCGCGCCTGCCTCGTGCGACTTGAGCGGGCATCAGGTGGTCGGCGCTTCGAAGTGGATCGGCAACGCCAATGGCGAATACAAATGGAACCTCAACAACGGCCTCGAAGAGTACGTCACCGCCAGCTACGCGTTCCGCTCCAAAGCCGTGGGCACGGTCGAAGACTCGGCTTATGCACAGATCCCGAGTTACGCGGTGGTCAACTTATCCACAGGCTTGCGCGGGGACTTTCACCAAGGTCAGTGGGACGTGTCGCTGTGGCTGAAAAACGCCTTCGACAAAACCTACTACACCACCCTGTGGAGCGCCGCCAACGGCGGTTATGAAGGGTTGTTGGGCACGCCACGGACACTGGGCGTGACCGGCCGTTATGATTTTTAA
- a CDS encoding LysR family transcriptional regulator — MHIDLRQLRHFIALAEQRSFVAGAQAVNLSQSAFSRSIQALEHSVGCSLVDRGRKDLAPTKQGQLLLEHARRLVSGARQLTNEINQFNSLESGEVLFGCGPAPASGLVPKAIGRFIGRYPKARVHFQVDDWQSLSKRMLNEEFEFFIADTRNFEADPAYLTQRLRPRRWFFCCRAGHPLAQRSSVSAEELLSYPLAVTIRPPNLRKVLVQLSGRQDYAPNVECESPFSLMSVVLSSDAIGICGAYSDVFLYAKGDLVRIEVDELAQDQDALYTRYGIVSRSSTRLSPLAQAMIDEIKQLDNSDDHDVCAVENFAI, encoded by the coding sequence ATGCATATCGACCTGCGCCAACTTCGTCACTTCATCGCCCTCGCCGAGCAGCGCAGTTTTGTTGCGGGCGCGCAGGCGGTAAACCTCTCGCAATCGGCATTCAGCCGCAGCATTCAGGCGTTGGAACACAGCGTGGGTTGCTCGTTGGTGGACCGTGGGCGCAAGGACCTGGCGCCCACCAAGCAAGGCCAGTTGCTGTTAGAGCACGCGCGGCGACTGGTCAGTGGCGCCCGGCAACTGACCAACGAGATCAACCAGTTCAATAGCCTGGAAAGCGGTGAGGTGTTGTTTGGGTGCGGCCCGGCGCCTGCTTCGGGGTTAGTGCCCAAAGCCATTGGACGTTTTATCGGGCGTTACCCGAAAGCGCGGGTGCATTTTCAGGTCGATGATTGGCAAAGCCTGAGCAAGCGCATGCTCAACGAAGAATTCGAGTTTTTCATCGCCGATACCCGCAATTTCGAAGCCGATCCGGCGTACTTAACCCAGCGTTTGCGACCGCGGCGCTGGTTTTTTTGCTGCCGCGCAGGCCACCCGCTGGCCCAGCGCAGCAGCGTCAGCGCCGAAGAACTGTTGAGTTATCCACTGGCCGTGACCATCCGCCCGCCTAACCTGCGCAAAGTGCTGGTGCAGTTAAGTGGACGTCAGGACTACGCGCCGAATGTGGAATGCGAAAGCCCGTTCAGCCTCATGAGCGTGGTGTTGAGCAGCGATGCCATCGGTATTTGCGGCGCCTACAGCGACGTTTTCTTGTACGCCAAGGGCGACCTGGTGCGCATTGAGGTCGACGAACTGGCCCAAGACCAGGACGCGCTCTACACCCGCTATGGCATCGTCAGCCGCTCATCGACCCGCCTCTCGCCCTTGGCCCAGGCCATGATCGATGAAATCAAACAACTGGATAACAGCGACGACCATGATGTGTGTGCGGTTGAGAACTTCGCGATTTAA